The nucleotide sequence CATCATCAACAAAGAGCAATTCAATCATCATCTGGAGGAAATTCGCAAGCTCCAGGAGTTCGAGGATGCCGCGCGTCATGAGCCGATTCCGGAGAGCTACGATGTGAAGGATGAGGATTAACCAGCGACGTGCTTGTCAGATGGTTGCAAACAGGACTATACTTACAAAGGAATATGATAATGAACAAGCAACTTGGGGAGTCCTTCATGCGGGGCTGAGAGGATGGAAGCAATCGACCATCGACCCATTGCACCTGATCCGGATCATGCCGGCGCAGGGATACGGTTGCCGGCAGACAGCGCTTTTTTGCTTGATTGTTACCTATGCGCGTGTAGCCCACCTTTTCCTGCTCGGGAACTGGTGGGCTTTTTGTTATGGAGCTTACAGGTGCTCCAGTGGAGAGAAGAATATTTCCAGTCTAGGCTCCAGGCTCCGTCCTGCTGGGGGCTGGGACTGCCCGCTCCGAAGGGATTCGCGGGGAAACGCAAAAGTGGTAGCCGCTTCGTAGCCCGGGCACGGTTGCGTTTCTTTTGCCCGCGAATCCCTTCTCCGCTCGGTAGGACTCCACAAGTCGCTACGTCTGGAAATATTCTTCTCTGGCGTAACTGATTGCGTTCTTCAACATTTTTAAAGCTTTAAAAGACCGGATCACACGGAAAGCTCGTAGAGGAAACAGGAGAAATAAGCGAAGATCTTAGGGACACCGACCGAGACGCAATGCAAAAAGCGAAACACGCTTTTAAGCGTCCACCTCTGAAACACATCCTGAAGAGACCACTTTGGACGCTGTTTCGCTTTTTGCATGGAGTCGTGCAGTCAATCCCCCAGGGAGTGGTCCTAGAAGCTGAGCGTTTTCTCCTGTTTCCTCCACACCGCAACAGCAACGAAATTGATGTTTTTATTAGACGTGCAACTTAGTGAGGAGAGAAAAAAGATGAGTGATTGTCTGGTAGTGGGTGGAGGAATTATCGGATTGAGTTTAGCATACGAGCTGTCACGGCGTGGGGTGAGCGTGACCTTGGTCGAGCAGGGTGAATGGGGAGGTCAGGCATCTTCGGCCGCAGCCGGAATGCTCGCTCCTTTGAAGGAATTCACGGCACCTGGACCGATGCTCGATTTGGGCATGGAGTCACTTGCGCTATACCCGGAATGGGTAGCAGAGCTGGAGGAATTG is from Brevibacillus brevis and encodes:
- a CDS encoding excisionase family DNA-binding protein, with the translated sequence MTVEETAAYLELPEAFIMEKIKQGRIRAVHDGNEYIINKEQFNHHLEEIRKLQEFEDAARHEPIPESYDVKDED